From Tiliqua scincoides isolate rTilSci1 chromosome 2, rTilSci1.hap2, whole genome shotgun sequence, the proteins below share one genomic window:
- the LOC136641678 gene encoding HLA class II histocompatibility antigen, DM alpha chain isoform X2, whose translation MGSGRRGWALGVVAALLWAAAGATAAPPEQQRAHLFSEVLFCQRDSPFSGLAQTLDGQALFGFDFPGSRWLPRLPDFRPEAPGRTPLANVSRLNQLCGEALRALTALAEDERVQTPEARGIPQVEVFTLQPLQLGQPNTLVCSVTNLFPPSADISWEHGGELVTEGVSTPQTYPVQGLDFRAFSYLEVTPQEGDVYSCTVRTARDKFSSMAFWVPKDPIASDLAVTIACGIAVGLGGVFMIVGVALIVGSCMLRTAE comes from the exons atggGGTCCGGGCGGCGCGGCTGGGCGCTGGGGGTCGTCGCGGCTCTGCTCTGGGCGGCGGCAGGAGCGACAGCAGCGCCTCCAG AGCAGCAGCGGGCGCACCTGTTCTCGGAAGTGCTCTTCTGCCAGCGGGACTCGCCCTTCTCCGGCCTGGCGCAGACCCTGGACGGCCAGGCGCTCTTCGGCTTCGACTTCCCCGGCTCCCGCTGGCTCCCGCGCCTGCCCGACTTCCGGCCGGAGGCACCCGGCCGCACGCCGCTGGCCAACGTCAGCCGCCTGAACCAGCTCTGCGGGGAGGCGCTGCGCGCCCTCACGGCCCTCGCCGAGGACGAGCGGGTGCAGACGCCCGAGGCCAGAG gcaTTCCTCAAGTGGAGGTCTTCACCCTCCAGCCTCTCCAGCTGGGGCAGCCCAACACCCTGGTCTGCTCGGTGACCAACCTCTTCCCACCGTCTGCTGACATCAGCTGGGAGCATGGGGGAGAGCTGGTGACGGAGGGAGTGTCCACCCCTCAGACCTACCCGGTGCAGGGGCTGGACTTCCGGGCTTTCTCCTACTTGGAGGTCACCCCGCAGGAAGGAGATGTCTACAGCTGCACTGTCAGGACTGCCCGGGACAAGTTCAGCAGCATGGCTTTCTGGG tgcccaAAGATCCCATTGCCTCGGACCTTGCAGTGACCATTGCATGTGGCATTGCTGTCGGACTTGGAGGCGTCTTCATGATCGTGGGGGTCGCCCTGATTGTCGGATCCTGCATGCTCAGGACTGCAG AGTGA
- the LOC136641678 gene encoding class II histocompatibility antigen, M alpha chain isoform X1, whose translation MLPRRRRRRRWGPGGAAGRWGSSRLCSGRRQERQQRLQQRAHLFSEVLFCQRDSPFSGLAQTLDGQALFGFDFPGSRWLPRLPDFRPEAPGRTPLANVSRLNQLCGEALRALTALAEDERVQTPEARGIPQVEVFTLQPLQLGQPNTLVCSVTNLFPPSADISWEHGGELVTEGVSTPQTYPVQGLDFRAFSYLEVTPQEGDVYSCTVRTARDKFSSMAFWVPKDPIASDLAVTIACGIAVGLGGVFMIVGVALIVGSCMLRTAE comes from the exons ATGCtcccgcggcggcggcggcggcggcgatggGGTCCGGGCGGCGCGGCTGGGCGCTGGGGGTCGTCGCGGCTCTGCTCTGGGCGGCGGCAGGAGCGACAGCAGCGCCTCCAG CAGCGGGCGCACCTGTTCTCGGAAGTGCTCTTCTGCCAGCGGGACTCGCCCTTCTCCGGCCTGGCGCAGACCCTGGACGGCCAGGCGCTCTTCGGCTTCGACTTCCCCGGCTCCCGCTGGCTCCCGCGCCTGCCCGACTTCCGGCCGGAGGCACCCGGCCGCACGCCGCTGGCCAACGTCAGCCGCCTGAACCAGCTCTGCGGGGAGGCGCTGCGCGCCCTCACGGCCCTCGCCGAGGACGAGCGGGTGCAGACGCCCGAGGCCAGAG gcaTTCCTCAAGTGGAGGTCTTCACCCTCCAGCCTCTCCAGCTGGGGCAGCCCAACACCCTGGTCTGCTCGGTGACCAACCTCTTCCCACCGTCTGCTGACATCAGCTGGGAGCATGGGGGAGAGCTGGTGACGGAGGGAGTGTCCACCCCTCAGACCTACCCGGTGCAGGGGCTGGACTTCCGGGCTTTCTCCTACTTGGAGGTCACCCCGCAGGAAGGAGATGTCTACAGCTGCACTGTCAGGACTGCCCGGGACAAGTTCAGCAGCATGGCTTTCTGGG tgcccaAAGATCCCATTGCCTCGGACCTTGCAGTGACCATTGCATGTGGCATTGCTGTCGGACTTGGAGGCGTCTTCATGATCGTGGGGGTCGCCCTGATTGTCGGATCCTGCATGCTCAGGACTGCAG AGTGA
- the LOC136640930 gene encoding class II histocompatibility antigen, M beta 1 chain, translating to MSAASKAAAEESASPCRPAQKGRRSRRHGGGYRSGRPLEGPGPSTASPRRARRLLPLRSCAPPAPVPAHFPPEAAGRLRFARRLMTRGRTGSSLALGGAAQPWPGQRSGGGGGVRVAWKCGARTAARSLAPPRLGMRPAPPPWLLRWALCLALGHLPAGGGFVLHLEADCPLGADGGVLWANWTLAFNKVPFLCYDDQFRGFVPCGLGLYDPWYAVILNISDTLNRRYPDHGQVQREACREQTRSLWARTGRRQTPPNVRVFPVTPQNTPAPLMLACVAWGFFPAQVSVSWLKNGRPVQEHVGEPELSSNGDWTYQARLTLPVSPRQGDVYSCRVAHASLPGPITKDWAPGLPLELRAIVGAAAAVLGAGIAVLLAGAICWRKRVPAGYIPIDGNTYSAGRT from the exons ATGAGCGCGGCTTCCAAGGCTGCAGCAGAGGAGTCCGCGAGCCCCTGCCGGCCTGCCCAGAAGGGAAGGCGCTCCCGGAGACACGGAGGCGGCTACCGGTCTGGGCGCCCCTTGGAAGGACCGGGCCCCTCGACAGCTTCCCCCCGCCGCGCCCGGCGCCTCCTCCCGCTCCGGTCCTGCGCGCCTCCCGCTCCCGTCCCGGCTCACTTTCCTCCTGAGGCCGCCGGCCGGCTCCGCTTCGCCCGGCGACTGATGACGCGCGGCCGGACGGGCTCCTCACTGGCTCTCGGCGGGGCGGCCCAGCCTTGGCCCGGGCAGagaagcggcggcggcggcggcgtccGGGTTGCGTGGAAGTGCGGGGCGCGGACCGCGGCGCGCTCTCTCGCTCCCCCCCGCCTCGGGATGCGGCCGGCCCCCCCGCCCTGGCTGCTCCGCTGGGCGCTCTGCCTGGCGCTCGGCCACTTGCCGGCAG GCGGCGGCTTCGTGCTGCACCTGGAGGCGGACTGCCCGCTGGGCGCCGACGGCGGGGTGCTCTGGGCCAACTGGACGCTGGCCTTCAACAAGGTGCCCTTCCTCTGCTACGACGACCAGTTCCGGGGGTTCGTGCCCTGCGGCCTGGGCCTCTACGACCCCTGGTACGCCGTGATCCTGAACATCTCCGACACCCTGAACCGGCGGTACCCGGACCACGGACAGGTGCAGCGGGAGGCCTGCCGGGAGCAGACCCGCTCGCTGTGGGCACGGACGGGGCGCCGGCAGA cgCCCCCCAATGTCCGCGTCTTCCCCGTCACCCCTCAGAACACGCCGGCGCCCCTCATGCTGGCCTGCGTGGCCTGGGGCTTCTTCCCGGCCCAGGTGAGCGTCTCCTGGCTGAAGAACGGGCGCCCCGTCCAGGAGCACGTGGGCGAGCCGGAGCTCTCGAGTAACGGGGACTGGACGTACCAGGCCAGGCTGACCCTGCCCGTCAGTCCCCGGCAGGGAGACGTCTACAGCTGCCGCGTGGCGCACGCCAGCCTGCCGGGGCCCATCACCAAGGACTGGG CGCCGGGCCTGCCCCTGGAGCTCCGAGCGATCGTCGGCGCGGCGGCGGCGGTGCTGGGCGCGGGCATCGCGGTCCTGCTGGCGGGCGCCATCTGCTGGAGGAAGCGCGTCCCTGCAG